In the genome of Gammaproteobacteria bacterium, one region contains:
- a CDS encoding Thioredoxin family protein — protein MKDIKVLGSGCAKCKNTFNLIEEVARAKNQEIVLEKIEDIQKIITYNVMMTPGVVIDGQVVHSGGVPARNKVESWFSPVE, from the coding sequence ATGAAAGATATTAAAGTATTGGGATCCGGTTGCGCTAAATGTAAAAATACATTTAATCTTATTGAAGAAGTCGCACGCGCGAAAAATCAGGAAATCGTTCTGGAAAAAATTGAGGATATTCAAAAAATCATAACTTATAATGTCATGATGACACCCGGTGTCGTCATTGATGGTCAAGTTGTGCATTCCGGTGGCGTTCCTGCACGTAACAAGGTTGAATCCTGGTTTTCTCCCGTTGAATAA
- a CDS encoding 4'-phosphopantetheinyl transferase encodes MTLTVWRIALNNETWAIRLWPLLDISEKTRAERFRGVDLRRRHVIAHGAVRLLLADFCQQPVTTLRLVQNAWGKPALADAGSPVFNLSHTQDLALCAIAPAGEIGVDIEALRPSPIVERLDLARRFFSLDEYQALNELDTQAFSSAFFRCWTRKEAYIKAKGLGLSLPLNQFSVACRLDAAPALLASEYCPADVTRYQFWDLAVPEGYCGSLAYCGPAGDKLICRDWALDSD; translated from the coding sequence ATGACGTTAACCGTCTGGCGCATTGCGCTTAACAATGAGACCTGGGCAATACGACTTTGGCCGCTGTTGGATATCAGTGAAAAAACCCGGGCAGAGCGTTTTCGTGGTGTTGACCTGCGGCGGCGTCATGTGATTGCACATGGTGCCGTGCGGTTGTTGCTCGCGGATTTCTGTCAGCAGCCAGTCACTACGTTGCGTCTAGTTCAGAATGCCTGGGGCAAGCCCGCGCTGGCTGATGCCGGGTCTCCAGTATTCAATCTCAGCCATACACAGGATTTGGCGCTTTGTGCGATTGCACCAGCGGGAGAGATTGGCGTTGATATTGAAGCGTTACGACCGTCTCCGATAGTGGAGCGACTCGATCTGGCTCGGCGCTTTTTCAGTCTGGATGAATACCAAGCACTCAACGAATTGGATACACAGGCATTTTCATCAGCCTTTTTTCGCTGTTGGACCCGCAAGGAAGCCTATATCAAAGCCAAAGGGCTTGGCTTGTCACTGCCGCTGAACCAGTTTAGCGTCGCGTGTCGACTTGACGCAGCCCCGGCACTGCTAGCGTCGGAATACTGTCCTGCCGACGTAACACGCTATCAATTTTGGGATCTTGCGGTACCGGAAGGCTATTGTGGGAGTCTTGCCTATTGCGGACCCGCTGGTGACAAATTAATCTGTCGTGATTGGGCCTTGGACAGCGACTAA
- a CDS encoding hypothetical protein (Evidence 5 : Unknown function) gives MLHTNLLQTTAVNKAVAIKLGSILAPAVLFSFIGGMLLWRTLHPDNHAALQEKLADLSADNAELKQQFQKLSSNPAATVPMPAIVPPIKATPPIFLSKSTTSVGKLAMLEKVLEENIQLRA, from the coding sequence ATGTTACACACCAATTTATTGCAGACAACGGCTGTGAACAAAGCTGTTGCAATTAAACTGGGAAGCATTTTAGCTCCCGCCGTACTATTTTCGTTTATTGGCGGAATGCTGTTATGGCGTACCTTGCACCCTGACAACCATGCGGCTTTGCAAGAAAAGTTGGCTGATTTAAGCGCCGACAATGCGGAATTGAAGCAACAATTTCAAAAATTGTCCAGCAATCCAGCAGCAACTGTACCCATGCCCGCCATCGTGCCCCCGATAAAAGCAACGCCACCAATTTTTTTATCGAAGTCTACTACCTCTGTTGGCAAACTTGCCATGCTGGAAAAAGTGCTTGAGGAAAATATCCAGCTACGCGCGTAA
- a CDS encoding phage shock protein E, whose product MLLSNNYQKIILMELFINFVINHWELFLALVVILGMLLGEPLLRGTRGYLGVAPMEAVALISHQEVILLDVREENEFKDGHILNALHIPAGQLMARIKELEKYRNRPIITVCRSGNRSGRISALLHNQGFTTVYNLEGGLLAWQNAHLPLARKR is encoded by the coding sequence GTGCTTCTATCAAATAATTATCAAAAAATTATTCTAATGGAACTATTTATTAATTTTGTCATCAACCACTGGGAACTTTTTCTTGCGCTAGTGGTTATCCTAGGCATGCTTCTTGGTGAACCATTGTTGCGTGGCACACGGGGCTATCTTGGAGTAGCTCCTATGGAAGCAGTTGCCCTTATAAGCCATCAAGAGGTGATTTTATTAGATGTGCGTGAGGAAAATGAATTCAAGGATGGACATATCTTAAACGCACTGCATATTCCGGCTGGACAATTGATGGCGCGCATCAAGGAATTAGAAAAATATCGCAACCGTCCCATCATCACAGTCTGTCGCAGTGGTAACCGTTCGGGGCGGATTTCGGCATTGTTGCACAATCAGGGTTTTACGACGGTCTATAATTTGGAGGGAGGGCTTCTGGCCTGGCAAAATGCCCACCTTCCACTGGCGCGAAAACGTTGA
- a CDS encoding conserved hypothetical protein (Evidence 4 : Unknown function but conserved in other organisms): MSLPRLLPVLFLLLPIADITLLVKIGGLIGILPTVALVLLAASAGSWLLRRQGLATLNRLHESVARGELPAAPLLEGVVLLVSAALFIAPGFLTDLVAVVGLISPLRRRLVNWMLRSGLLGLVNTPVPRRKSSAEPNTIDGEFWRDE, translated from the coding sequence ATGTCGCTCCCACGACTCTTGCCCGTTCTCTTTTTGTTGCTTCCCATCGCCGATATCACTTTGTTGGTGAAAATCGGCGGGCTGATTGGAATCTTGCCCACGGTGGCGCTTGTATTGCTGGCGGCAAGCGCCGGAAGCTGGTTATTGCGTCGCCAGGGACTCGCCACCCTTAATCGCCTCCATGAAAGCGTTGCGCGCGGTGAACTTCCAGCCGCTCCACTCCTGGAAGGAGTCGTGTTGCTGGTCTCCGCAGCTTTATTCATTGCTCCTGGTTTTCTTACTGATTTAGTCGCCGTCGTTGGCCTAATTTCTCCCCTGCGTCGTCGCCTGGTGAATTGGATGTTACGCAGCGGATTGCTTGGATTGGTCAATACCCCAGTTCCTAGACGGAAGAGCAGCGCGGAACCAAATACCATTGATGGCGAATTTTGGCGTGATGAATAA
- a CDS encoding DNA-binding protein H-NS, translating to MSIELNQLTLDELQELSKRLDKELKTKQVLEQKASNREERERRRAVMKQVRELISAHNLTMDELLATKVKRAAKGEGRKNASKSPPKYRNPDDHAQTWTGKGRKPGWVLAAVQRGDNLEEMLILEGKGA from the coding sequence ATGAGTATCGAGCTAAATCAGCTAACACTTGATGAATTACAAGAACTAAGTAAACGTCTGGATAAGGAACTCAAGACAAAACAAGTTTTAGAGCAAAAGGCTAGTAATCGGGAAGAACGGGAACGTCGCCGCGCGGTGATGAAACAAGTCCGTGAACTGATTAGCGCGCATAATTTGACGATGGATGAGCTATTGGCGACTAAGGTGAAGCGCGCAGCAAAAGGTGAAGGTCGTAAAAACGCAAGTAAATCTCCCCCAAAATATCGTAATCCCGATGATCATGCACAAACCTGGACAGGCAAAGGCCGTAAGCCAGGTTGGGTGTTGGCTGCTGTTCAGCGAGGTGATAATCTGGAAGAAATGCTTATTTTGGAAGGGAAAGGCGCTTAA
- the gpsA gene encoding glycerol-3-phosphate dehydrogenase: MSRSSSPIAVLGAGSWGSALAILLARNGHPVWLWGRDQARMLALVEFRSNPQYLPGISFPEGIFPTGDLNVALAASSDVLVVVPSHGFRATLEACARFRHVGVRLAWATKGLEPGTQRPFNEVAEEILGPETPTAVVSGPTFAKEVVAGLPTAVTVASRFPDYARWLASCLRSPNFRPYTSDDMVGVQLGGAVKNVLAIAAGIADGLGFGANARAALITRGLAEIMRLGEAMGGRRETFMGLAGLGDLVLTCTDDLSRNRRFGLLIGQGQEINAALSAIGQVVEGFSTVREVVVLAQRLRVDMPITNQVHAVLHADHNPHAAVQALLTRALRPE; encoded by the coding sequence ATGAGCAGATCTTCCAGCCCGATAGCAGTTTTGGGCGCTGGTTCCTGGGGATCAGCGCTTGCCATTTTGCTTGCGCGTAATGGACATCCGGTTTGGTTGTGGGGACGTGATCAGGCACGGATGCTCGCATTGGTCGAATTTCGATCCAACCCGCAGTATCTCCCGGGAATTTCGTTTCCAGAGGGTATCTTTCCAACTGGCGATCTAAACGTTGCCCTTGCGGCTAGCTCGGACGTATTGGTGGTGGTTCCAAGTCACGGCTTTCGCGCCACACTGGAGGCATGCGCACGATTTCGCCACGTCGGTGTGCGTCTAGCTTGGGCCACGAAGGGTTTGGAGCCGGGAACCCAGCGTCCCTTTAATGAGGTGGCCGAGGAAATCCTTGGACCGGAAACACCCACCGCCGTGGTTTCTGGCCCTACCTTCGCTAAGGAAGTGGTGGCAGGGCTGCCCACTGCGGTTACCGTGGCATCGCGTTTTCCAGATTACGCCCGGTGGTTGGCGAGTTGTCTGCGTAGTCCGAATTTTCGCCCCTACACTTCCGATGACATGGTGGGAGTACAGTTAGGTGGTGCAGTAAAAAACGTACTGGCCATCGCGGCTGGGATTGCCGATGGCTTGGGTTTTGGAGCAAATGCTCGAGCTGCACTTATTACTCGCGGTCTCGCTGAAATCATGCGCCTTGGCGAAGCCATGGGCGGACGGCGTGAAACTTTCATGGGATTAGCTGGTCTGGGAGATTTAGTGCTGACCTGCACTGACGACCTTTCGCGCAACCGTCGTTTCGGGCTGCTGATTGGCCAAGGACAAGAGATTAACGCAGCGTTGTCGGCCATCGGTCAGGTGGTAGAAGGTTTTTCCACAGTCCGAGAAGTCGTAGTACTGGCGCAACGGCTACGGGTCGATATGCCGATTACCAATCAAGTGCATGCAGTTCTCCACGCGGATCATAATCCCCACGCTGCGGTGCAAGCCCTGCTGACGCGGGCATTGCGGCCAGAGTAG
- the hslV gene encoding peptidase component of the HslVU protease yields the protein MEQFRGTTILSVRRSGKVVIGGDGQVSMGSTVVKTNARKVRRLYHDRVLVGFAGSTADALTLFERFEAKLEKHQGNLTRSAVELAKDWRSDRALRRLEALMVVADRNASLMISGTGELLEPENGLQAIGSGGTYAYAAARALLEGTELDARSIVERALHIAADICVYTNHHLILEELSCD from the coding sequence ATGGAACAATTTCGGGGAACCACCATACTGTCAGTGCGTCGTTCCGGCAAGGTTGTTATTGGTGGCGATGGTCAGGTATCCATGGGATCCACCGTGGTCAAGACCAACGCCCGCAAGGTTCGGCGTCTGTACCATGACCGGGTTCTGGTCGGCTTTGCCGGTAGCACCGCCGATGCTCTGACTCTATTTGAGCGTTTCGAGGCCAAACTCGAAAAACATCAAGGCAATCTCACCCGTTCTGCGGTCGAACTAGCCAAAGACTGGCGTTCCGACCGTGCTCTGCGCCGCCTTGAAGCCTTAATGGTCGTGGCGGATCGCAACGCATCCTTGATGATATCCGGCACTGGTGAGCTTCTGGAACCCGAGAACGGACTTCAGGCCATTGGCTCCGGTGGAACTTACGCCTACGCCGCAGCCCGTGCTCTTCTTGAGGGAACCGAACTGGACGCTCGGTCCATCGTCGAACGGGCCTTGCATATTGCTGCCGATATTTGCGTCTATACAAATCACCATCTTATCCTGGAAGAATTATCCTGCGACTGA
- the grxC gene encoding glutaredoxin 3 codes for MPEVIMYATATCPYCERARRLLKRKGVGYIEIRVDQDPLRWAEMEARSGRSTVPQIFIGDHHVGGYDDTAALDAQGDLDLLLGLA; via the coding sequence ATGCCTGAAGTAATCATGTACGCTACGGCCACATGTCCCTATTGCGAACGGGCGCGTCGGTTGCTAAAACGCAAAGGCGTTGGCTATATCGAAATTCGAGTAGATCAGGATCCGTTGCGTTGGGCTGAAATGGAAGCGCGTAGTGGTCGTTCCACGGTACCGCAGATTTTCATTGGCGACCACCATGTGGGTGGCTATGATGATACTGCCGCCCTGGATGCCCAAGGCGACCTTGATCTACTGTTAGGTTTAGCCTAA
- a CDS encoding 1-(5-phosphoribosyl)-5-((5-phosphoribosylamino)methylideneamino) imidazole-4-carboxamide isomerase, with amino-acid sequence MSIKPTDIRLHQKSRILEIIFEDGVQFHLPCEYLRVHSPSAEVQGHGPGQEVLQVGKENVNIKDIEPVGNYAIILHFDDDHSTGIYSWQLLYSLGENQESLWKSYLERLEAAGYQRKAFRAQ; translated from the coding sequence ATGTCCATTAAACCCACTGATATCCGTCTCCATCAAAAATCGCGGATTCTTGAAATTATTTTCGAAGATGGCGTTCAATTTCACCTGCCGTGTGAATATCTGCGCGTTCATTCTCCATCTGCCGAGGTTCAAGGTCATGGTCCTGGCCAGGAAGTACTACAAGTCGGCAAGGAAAATGTCAACATCAAAGACATCGAACCAGTAGGTAATTACGCTATTATTTTACATTTTGATGATGACCACAGCACAGGCATCTATTCCTGGCAATTGCTTTATTCCTTGGGGGAAAATCAAGAATCCTTATGGAAAAGTTACCTGGAACGCCTGGAAGCGGCAGGATATCAACGCAAGGCTTTTCGGGCGCAGTAA
- the secB gene encoding protein export chaperone SecB — protein sequence MSNENTQGPEGQFLIQKLYVKDLSFETPNSPIIFMDPRRPEVNVQLDSSARRLDSQSFEVVLSITVTVKMEERTAYLAEVNQAGIFTLSGIPEQHMDQMLGAFCPTILFPYAREVISDLAIRGGFSPLLLAPVNFDAIYLQRVQQQQTSSTQA from the coding sequence ATGTCTAACGAGAATACCCAAGGCCCAGAGGGTCAATTTTTAATCCAAAAACTTTACGTTAAGGATCTTTCTTTTGAAACGCCTAATTCACCTATCATCTTCATGGATCCTCGTCGCCCCGAGGTAAACGTACAGCTCGATAGTTCTGCACGGCGACTTGATTCTCAATCTTTTGAAGTGGTGCTCTCAATTACCGTTACCGTGAAGATGGAAGAGCGCACCGCCTACCTGGCTGAGGTCAATCAAGCGGGAATTTTCACGCTCAGTGGGATTCCCGAACAGCACATGGATCAAATGCTGGGAGCTTTTTGTCCGACGATTCTTTTTCCTTATGCGCGTGAGGTGATTTCTGACCTCGCCATTCGTGGTGGTTTTTCACCCTTATTGCTCGCCCCGGTCAATTTCGACGCTATTTACCTCCAGCGTGTTCAGCAACAGCAAACATCTTCGACGCAGGCTTGA
- a CDS encoding Permease: protein MRCPYQFFRNRIGRNLNYFSPNRDNIIFHASPKIFLFFVTCLWFGLYQLLIPASEALVAILPVDHESHLGVALQFFFYDGPKVLLLLIGVVFWMGIINSYFSPEYTRSLLAGRLNGMANILAAGLGVLTPFCSCSAVPLFIGFIQAGIPLGVTFSFLIAAPMVNEVALALLFGLFGWKVALLYMSLGLTIAIIAGWIMGGLKMENYLEDWVRNIPHIHAMTDSSIMTVAERVQCGFTALHEIVAKVWRYILAGITVGAAIHGYVPQDYMASIMGAKAWWSVPLAVLMGIPMYSNAAGVIPIVQALLAKGAALGTVLAFMMSVIGLSLPEMIILRKVLKLRLIFVFVLVVATGILIVGYVFNAIL from the coding sequence GTGCGTTGCCCGTACCAATTTTTTAGAAATCGTATAGGTAGAAACTTGAATTATTTTAGTCCCAACAGAGACAATATAATTTTTCATGCTAGCCCAAAAATTTTTCTTTTTTTTGTCACTTGTTTGTGGTTTGGCTTATACCAGCTTTTAATCCCGGCTTCTGAAGCATTGGTTGCAATTTTACCCGTAGACCATGAAAGCCATTTAGGAGTGGCATTACAATTCTTTTTTTATGATGGCCCAAAGGTATTATTGTTGCTGATAGGTGTTGTTTTTTGGATGGGTATCATAAATTCTTATTTTTCTCCAGAATATACCCGCTCGCTATTGGCAGGACGCTTGAACGGCATGGCTAATATTCTGGCCGCTGGCTTGGGGGTATTAACACCATTTTGTTCTTGTTCTGCAGTACCGTTATTTATTGGTTTTATACAGGCAGGAATACCGCTAGGTGTTACGTTTTCTTTTCTAATCGCCGCGCCCATGGTGAATGAAGTGGCACTGGCGCTTCTTTTTGGCTTGTTTGGCTGGAAAGTAGCATTACTTTATATGAGTTTGGGCTTGACCATTGCGATTATTGCCGGCTGGATTATGGGTGGCCTGAAAATGGAAAATTATCTGGAAGACTGGGTGCGTAACATTCCACATATTCACGCAATGACGGATTCCAGCATAATGACTGTGGCGGAAAGAGTTCAGTGTGGATTTACCGCGCTACATGAAATAGTTGCCAAGGTGTGGCGTTATATTTTAGCGGGTATAACGGTTGGCGCGGCAATACATGGCTACGTGCCACAAGATTACATGGCTTCAATCATGGGCGCGAAAGCCTGGTGGTCAGTGCCACTGGCGGTATTAATGGGAATTCCCATGTATAGCAATGCCGCTGGCGTAATTCCAATTGTTCAGGCACTGCTGGCCAAAGGTGCAGCGCTTGGGACTGTCTTAGCTTTCATGATGAGTGTAATTGGTCTTTCATTACCAGAGATGATTATTCTACGCAAAGTGTTAAAATTGCGACTCATCTTCGTTTTTGTTTTGGTGGTAGCAACGGGAATTTTAATCGTTGGCTATGTATTTAATGCCATATTATAA
- a CDS encoding flagellar FliL protein, whose product MKIILSIFFTLFAFFFSSTVFSSGGGAHGGGAGAEGGPAGNYKEITPPIVVNLPDPRQSRFMQISIAVSSPKPEVLAAMEAHHPLIRNNLIMLFASQEKEVVKTREGREKLRADAEEVVNKALKEVGSEPIEALYFTGLVVQ is encoded by the coding sequence ATGAAAATTATCTTGAGCATCTTTTTTACCCTGTTTGCTTTCTTTTTTTCTTCCACTGTTTTCAGTAGTGGCGGCGGGGCGCATGGTGGTGGGGCCGGAGCCGAGGGTGGCCCCGCTGGTAATTATAAGGAAATTACACCGCCCATCGTGGTTAATCTGCCTGACCCTCGCCAGTCTCGTTTCATGCAAATTTCCATTGCAGTGTCATCACCTAAACCCGAGGTTCTTGCAGCAATGGAAGCTCATCATCCATTGATTCGTAACAATCTTATAATGTTGTTTGCCAGTCAAGAAAAAGAGGTCGTGAAGACCAGAGAGGGGCGTGAAAAACTGCGTGCGGATGCCGAGGAGGTAGTCAATAAGGCTCTCAAAGAGGTTGGATCAGAACCGATTGAAGCTCTTTATTTTACGGGCCTGGTTGTTCAGTAA
- the trxC gene encoding Thioredoxin 2: MKLAVHVVCPHCDSINRIPSERLTETPICGRCHKLLFVGQPLSLDETRFTLHASRNELPLLVDFWAPWCGPCRIMAPIFEQAAYSLEPRARLVKINTEEEPELATRHGIRSIPTLILFREGREVARTSGSMDLGRLLTWTQQYL, encoded by the coding sequence ATGAAGCTGGCCGTACATGTTGTTTGTCCTCATTGTGACAGCATTAATCGCATCCCAAGTGAACGGTTGACCGAAACCCCAATTTGTGGGCGCTGCCATAAACTTCTCTTTGTTGGTCAACCCCTATCCCTTGACGAAACTCGTTTCACATTACACGCGAGTCGTAATGAATTGCCTCTGCTGGTGGATTTTTGGGCGCCATGGTGTGGTCCATGCCGGATTATGGCACCCATCTTTGAACAAGCAGCTTATTCTCTGGAACCTCGAGCGCGCTTAGTCAAGATCAATACCGAGGAAGAACCGGAATTAGCGACTCGTCATGGCATTCGGAGCATTCCAACCCTGATTTTGTTCCGTGAGGGGCGTGAGGTGGCACGAACCTCGGGGTCCATGGATTTAGGGCGACTCCTTACTTGGACCCAGCAGTATTTGTAA
- the hslU gene encoding ATPase component of the HslVU protease, whose product MSELTPQQIVAELDKHIIGQADAKRAVAIALRNRWRRSQVEESLRNEITPKNILMIGPTGVGKTEIARRLARLANAPFLKVEATKFTEVGYVGRDVESIIRDLVDIAVKMTREEETRKVRVQAENAAEDRILDILLPQPQRHASSSTVLAADGEVAEEDSATRAILRRKLQAGELDGREIEVEVAASTTVGVEIMAPPGMEELTNQLQTMFQNIGTGRTRTRRLPVHVAMKLLTDEEAAKIVNEDDIRTQALRIVEQNGIVFLDEIDKVTRRGETAGHDVSREGVQRDLLPLVEGCAVSTRYGIVRTDHVLFIASGAFHLARPSDLIPELQGRLPIRVELNALGVEDFVRILTEPDASLAEQYAALLATECVSLSFLPEAIRRIAEVAWQVNERTENIGARRLHTVMERLLETISFTASEHANETIIIDATYVDAQLKDLAQNEDLSRYIL is encoded by the coding sequence ATGTCCGAATTAACCCCACAACAAATTGTCGCTGAACTAGACAAGCACATTATTGGCCAGGCCGATGCTAAACGCGCTGTGGCCATTGCTCTCCGCAACCGTTGGCGTCGTTCTCAGGTCGAAGAATCACTGCGGAACGAGATTACTCCTAAAAATATTTTAATGATTGGTCCGACTGGCGTTGGCAAGACGGAAATTGCTCGACGCTTGGCGCGCCTAGCCAACGCACCTTTTCTCAAGGTTGAAGCTACCAAGTTTACTGAGGTAGGTTATGTCGGGCGGGATGTTGAGTCCATCATTCGTGATTTGGTGGATATTGCGGTCAAGATGACCCGCGAAGAGGAGACGCGCAAAGTCCGCGTCCAGGCGGAAAATGCTGCCGAGGATCGTATTTTGGATATTCTGTTGCCACAGCCGCAACGCCATGCTTCCTCTTCCACTGTTCTTGCTGCCGACGGCGAAGTAGCAGAAGAAGATTCCGCAACCCGTGCGATATTACGGCGCAAACTCCAAGCAGGCGAGCTGGATGGCCGCGAGATCGAAGTGGAAGTCGCCGCTTCGACCACTGTCGGAGTAGAGATTATGGCCCCGCCAGGCATGGAAGAATTAACCAATCAGTTGCAAACCATGTTTCAGAACATTGGCACGGGACGTACCCGCACTCGACGCCTTCCCGTGCATGTGGCCATGAAACTGCTCACCGACGAAGAAGCAGCCAAAATCGTCAATGAGGATGATATTCGGACCCAAGCATTGCGGATAGTCGAGCAAAACGGCATTGTCTTTCTGGATGAAATCGATAAAGTCACCCGTCGCGGTGAGACAGCGGGGCACGATGTCTCGCGCGAGGGCGTGCAGCGCGACTTGCTTCCTTTAGTCGAGGGCTGCGCGGTCTCGACCCGATATGGCATCGTGCGCACCGATCATGTCCTATTTATTGCTTCCGGGGCTTTTCATCTGGCCCGACCCTCAGATCTTATCCCTGAACTTCAAGGACGCCTGCCAATCCGAGTTGAATTGAACGCCCTTGGCGTTGAGGATTTTGTGCGTATCCTCACAGAGCCGGACGCTTCGCTTGCCGAGCAATACGCAGCGCTCCTCGCCACTGAGTGTGTCAGCCTATCTTTTCTTCCTGAAGCCATCCGGCGCATTGCCGAAGTCGCCTGGCAAGTCAATGAACGCACCGAGAATATCGGCGCGCGACGTTTGCATACTGTAATGGAGCGACTACTGGAAACCATATCCTTTACCGCCAGTGAACACGCCAATGAAACGATAATTATCGACGCCACTTATGTCGATGCCCAACTCAAGGATTTAGCCCAAAATGAGGATTTAAGTCGTTATATCCTTTAA